DNA from Mugil cephalus isolate CIBA_MC_2020 chromosome 5, CIBA_Mcephalus_1.1, whole genome shotgun sequence:
GTTTAAAACTATAATAGCAAAAGGAGTAAAAGACTTTAAGTTGGACACATTATGttatattttcacacattatatattattgtctCTGTATTACACGTCTAAATAGGTGGTTTAGCATGGGTTTGCTTTTTTGAGGGggatttttagatttttatttataaattcagTATATAAGAAGCATGAAGGTTTAAATGAACCcagaaataacatttaccatGCAACAAACTATGCCAATATAAGAAATAAGGTACGCCTGACATTAAGACATCGGCTACAAGGGAACATATTGTAGTAGTGACAAATATGAACAATTATGTTATTTCTGAACGAGATGCAGCAAGAGACCACACGACCTTAAATTCCTGTCGGGACCTGACTCTATTTTATCTTGAGTTTTTCCAGAGGAATATAGGTTTGCTTTTACTGGTACTTTATATTTGGAAAGTACACACTAAACTGAAGTAgttacaacagaaaaacaccttAAAACAGAGTTCAGTGTCAGTGCGTCGGTggtaaatgattttttttctaatgcaCACTTATTGTCAATATTGTCTTGGTGTGTATCTATAAGTGGGGAGTAAACCTGTTTTCACCTCCTGTTTTCAGCTGTGACTCtagagagggagaaaacatgGAGACCGATGAGGCCGTTCTGCTCCGGCGCCAAAAACAGATCAACTACGGGAAGAACACGTTAGCCTACGACCGATACGTCAAGGAAGTCCCAAAGTAGGTCAACGCTCGTAATAATTAGTGTCGTGCAGAGATAAGTTTGATGCATTAGTAAAATGCTAATCCCaccctatttttttatttatttatttctttcttcaggCACCTGCGTCAGCCGGGCGTTCACCCGAAGACTCCCAATAAGTTCAGGAAGTACAGCCGTCGCTCCTGGGACCAGCAGATCAAACTGTGGAAGGTCAAGCTTCACGCCTGGGACCCCCCCACAGACAACAGCCAGGACAAGGCCCTCAACAACATGTAAGAACGTGTCTTATGTTTGGCTTTCAGCAAACAATCCATCAATCAGATTTAATGCCATTTATTGTTCCATGTTAGAggtgaaacaagaaaaaggacATGGAGACTAATGGACACTGTATCTATCATAAAGAAAAGGAtcagttaaaataatgaagatttaaaaacatcaattaaatatatgaataataaaGGTAGAAACATGAAGTATAAAAACATAGAAAGTAATAAAACTATAGAGAGACTACGACATTAAAGCCAGATTGAAGAAATGCAGCAGATGTACTTGAATTTCCCCCTAAAGTGaatgaagtatttttctattctaacCTGTAGCCGTGCTAATGTGTGTCTCTTCCTTTTAGCGAGGAGCTGGATCTTGACGACGTGATGGACATCGAGCTGGACTTCCCGACCCTGAGCGACCCCCACGATGTCCCGGCCTCTCTCCCAACACAAAAGCTTTCGTTGGAGGTGAGTGAATTACGTGTCTTGCGTTTGTGCGCGTTTGTTTAGCGGCTCTGTTGCCAAGACTCACGTTTTATTAATGCTTCACTctactctacctccaccagttacaaagaaattaaattttttttttttttacaactctcatggtCAGCAGCGGTTGACATGACAActgtttctgtagcgtcaaataactaagtaaaacaaaacttatccccCCAAAAATTGTCACTTCAACATtgatcagtattatattaattacTTGAAATGACAGAAGCAATCCTCTGGGGGAACAATGACTTGACGTGTGTAATTTGGCCCAAATCCCAtccactgacatggaggaggcggagcttatcacctatactgcagcctccagccaccagggggagctctactcgctctggtttcacttttgaggagctgtagcgggtccatctttatttacagtctttaACTTGTCGCATATTCTTTCAATTCAGCCATTCATCATAATTGTTTTTGGtagttttaagtcattttttagTTTGCTGGATGTGAACTTTGTAACTTTGTACctaattttttgtttatatgttaTTAATGCTGTAAGTCTGAACCACTGCTCCTTCTAGTCCTATCTAACTGCCTTCATTTGCACAACATGGGGCATCAAGGGGGtaaaaaaatcaccaaaaaaaTCCTCTCCACTACGTCAATGTTGCTCCTCAGATCTTCACATCAGAGGAAACTTTAATGATATAGCACCTTATTTAAAtccaacacaaagtgctttacattaaaaacaaacacccgTAACTCCCCCATAACCCAGTGGGGGAGTCATTCTAgcctcattcacacacacatcctggtCTTTTACGAGCCGTCCACACCCAGAGGTGTCACAGACCACACCTGAACCAGACCGACAGGGGTTGAGCCACATCACGGCCATAAAAAGCCCTGGAGCAGGACACAGgaaaacactcttttttttaaggaaagaTGAAATGTGCCCGCTAGTGGACACATCACGTGAAAACTAAAGGGAAGACGGCCGCCTGTAGTCACTTATTATTTGCATTAATGTAGAAGCAGGTTGGTTCATTTTTCCAAGAATCAGTTTGCAGATGATGACAAATCGTCCCCGTTATTAAAGCTGAGGAGGATTAAAGAGAAACGACAAAtgcaaagtgttgttttttttttttcctgagtcTCTGGTTGCTTCTTTTTGCTGAACTTATTGCTCTGTTGCTCAGGATGAAGAGAATTCGGGTACTCCAGTTAAACTACAGAAGACTGAAACAACAGTGGAGGCTCACATGGCGTAGCTCAAACCCCCCCCATCGCCCCCCCGCCCTCCTTCTAATACTCATCCGTGACTTTCTACCATGTTACTCGGAGAGAGACTCACTACTGTCTCTGGTTCAGCCGCtggtcatttattatttttttttctggatgtaTACTAGTTCTTAATCTTTATGGCCTTTTTACAGATGAATAATCTGCTCAGGAAACGTCTTAATTTACAGGTTTGTCTTTAATGAAGTTCATTTAAAAGGTTTCGGATTCGCTGTTCAGATGCAAACTCAGCAGTCGGCCACACATCCAGGTTCGTTGGCGTCGCCCTGTGCATGCTAGGTGCTACCTGCTAGATGCTATCCTAATGATGCTAATGGAAAAATGTctaaaatctggaaaaaaaaaaaaaaaaagaaaagaaattttaTCGTGCAGAACGTGGGAGTTGCTGGTCTACTTGCGGTGATAATATTGTAAATGTGTCCAACGTGGTCCTTGTTTTAAGAGTGTGAAATGTGCGGTTGTGCGCCTACCGACATCTGCTGTAGCGAATACACACCGACTGTGGTAGAAACACAACTGCACGGTTCACGGAGGCGAGGGCGGTATTTCTTTTTTAGTAGCAATTTGAAAATCCCAGGGTGTACACTTTTGGAGCAGTTTTAATTTGGATGTGTcattctgatttgtttttactttgtgtttttgttttgttttgtttagtttttttaaaaaaaaaaaaataaaaaatgtaactaTATTTCTTATTGCTATGTCTTTCTTGGtgaaaagtttgaaataaaaacaacatcttgaacatgtccttgtttttttgtttgtttttaattttattttatatgaaaaaaaacaagctttttaTCTAACTTTTAGTCCCATTGAGATCAAGAATAATTTTTACAAGAGACCTGGCCGAGATAGCAGCAACACAGTTACCGAATTAAAAGATAGAAACTAACAACCATTAAAACTTCAAAAAGCTCAGAACAGTCTGATGAGAGTCGTCTTTcatctcattcataaaatgcacATCAGCCCAAATCATCTTAAGCCTTTGACTAAGAAGTAcaattaatcacgattaaatatcatttatttttaatctatattaatagtgtgcactgcaaactgagtattttgacatataattattaaaatgttgacagaacacagattcatacaatataaaagCTGCATGTTGTAAATTTTTGAGCTGTCTGTTCAAAAGGGGCTTTATCTCAAAAAGTAGGTATTTGTACTTGTAATGTGTTCACAAGTTGGCAAATCTGTGTATCTTACAAAATGAATGACAAGCAATGATTAGAAAACAGGTACAAAAAGAGAAATTGGACATTTTATCgtctactaccactactacaaaaaagatcaaccatgtggtcataatgttatggctgatcggtgtatatatatgagtatttatattgtttggCCAGTAGGGGGCATCATAAATGAACCAAAGTTTACACCCAGACTGACTTGAAAGACTTATACATCCACATTCAGGAATATATTAaggaatattttacatttttcagaaCTCACCTcgttttaattaagttttatttatctgtatcAGACGTTAACGTGTGTCCAGACTCtgaaaatgataatgaaatgttcaaatttgtTGTGGAAGTAAAgacaactaaaataaactgaaggTCTTGTCGGGTCCCTGTGATGTAAACATAGGGTTTTACAGGTTGTACACACACCACTGATAGCAATGAAGACTAATAACTAGAAAGTTGTCTGTGTAACAGATAATAAATATGTCTctgataaaaaatacattatattGTTTAGTGGAAGCAACGGGTAAACACTGACCCATATTTAATACCACTGACGCTTATTAAACCAACATCACATAAAGTTGCGTTGAACAAGAATTAAACAAAAGTGTCTAACGCACGatacaaaaacagtaaaaagatCCAACGATGGTTTTGTCAGATCCCAGTAAGACCGGTAGCAAAACATTcgtttttttgcagcatttgtaaaaaaaaagtcaatcagTTTCACTCTATTGGGCCAAACAGATCTTTAAAGCTGGTGTTTACAGTTCATGCTGCTCGCTCACAGATTGTTGTGAGGTTGGGGGTGGTGGGGCCCCATTATGGCCCCAATGAAGCATCTGGCCCTAATACGGCCCTGCTCAACTAATGCATACAGTAGATGTCATTCAATGTCTACAAGCATTTGTTTCTATTAAACTGAGcaatatgttgtttgtttttgtttctctgcctTAAAACTACgacgagaaccttcacaaatgTCCTTAGTTAttaccataaaaaataaaacgtgttaTCTTTATTGCACTGAGTGCAGCCCTCATTATAGTGACAGTAAAGTTCGCCTTGAACCTTGATCTTGTGTGTGGGATAAGAAGCTTAGCTTTGGctccaaaacattatgaccaccttcttaatactgtgtaggtcctgtggtgtctggatgcaggatgttattagtgggggggcATTaagggtcctatgggttgaggggaggggcctctgtggatcatcccacagatagttaatcagtttgggatctggtgaatgtggaggccaggtcaacgccttgtgctgttcttcatgtttgtttgtttttgtttttcctgttgaaGATGtttgctgctatcaaggagtgtcactgctttGTGGTGGGGGGTGCAttgtctggtgtaggtgggtgtcTATGTACGATAAGATAAGAAGCTTTATTTTCATCATACAAGAATACAACATAATTTCGTTTGGCAGCTACAAAGACACAAGCATATAAAACGATTAAACTGcagttaaaatataattattgcGCAAAGAACAGTTGTTGCCATAGTCTGTTTATTGGACTGGGAGGTAGTAGtgggtgtaggtgtgtgtgtttcatggtTCCATGGGGAAGAAGATGTGTTTAAGTCTGGAGCGTCCAcgcgaatgaatgccaggtccaagatggtttaaatatgatttacctgtcagtggttttaatgttgtggctgattggtgtatgttgaGCTTTTGAAAGCCTCAACATCAAGAAGGTTGTGTTCATTTTCACTGATAGTCGTCACTAACTTAAAAGAAAAGGTTGCATTCTAACCTcatgagacccggcgtcctcatatggggacattaggttttaaacttgttgcagcttcatttatttagacctgttgtcctcataaggagacacttttgtcttgttagcAAAGGGCAAataaatacacttgtttatacaacttttctagtttgacatgcaaatttaactaATTGAGTGTATGacgacattgggatttcatcgtttgtagttttatattttggttcacattgtTGAATTAAATTGTtatatacactgaaataatcctTGTGTCcgcatatttttttcccaaaccaTTTCCAgatcaaagatgatgcttattatatatatatatatatatatattttaggaCCTACTTATTCCCAGATACCTTAAAGTTCTTAATTgcatcttaaagaaattaatagTATATACTAAATTAATGGTATAGCAGGTTCATCTCACAGCAGGTCCTGGGTTCAAACCCGCCAACGTGTTCTTGTTcttactaataaataataaaatgagaacCAAGAAGAACTGAAAGAATTAAACCATGAACTCTCCAATGTTGTAGATGGCGGTTGCGCACTAGTGGTGTTGGTGGTAAACTGGTTGGcaacccctcctctctctctctctctctctctctctctctctctctctctctcttcaaaaaaaaaaaaaaaaaaaaaaaactttaaaaggaGCCCCCGGTTCCCAGCGGCTCCCAGCGCTTCTGTTGGCGGACGACGCGACGCCACCATGTCCCGGATCCAGCCCGCCGTCCTctccgtgctgctgctgctctgcctcGGGACGCACGGGGGTCTCGGGGGTCGTCCCCTGCTGGTTTTCCTCATCGACGGATTCCGCTACGATTACATGGATGACTTGAACGCACTGCCCGGATTCCGGGAGCTGGTGGGGAACGGGGTGAAGGTGGACTACATGACGCCGGACTTCCCGAGCCTGTCCTACCCCAATTATTACTCCTTAATGACAGGTAATGCCCAATCTTATCCATTTTATGTGCAGAGCAGGGGCgtaaaaactcattttaattgaTGGGGGCCACATGggaggtggggtggtggtggtggtggtggtgggcttTGGACCTGTTACACAATAGCATTGGTTttagctgaaagaaaaagagaaacccactcttttgtttatcatttagtttttgctttAAATTCCGAGTTTCACTGTAGAGTGCAAAGCATATTTCAATAGATTTGACTCAATGCTCGAGAGTTGGGTGCTTTAAGAAAttgcagatgtgtttgtgtttgtcttgcaAGGCACAGTTGATGTTTGTGTCATGGATGGAAGACCTCTAATCTATGCACCATAAAATATTTGCcttgtttattgttttcatgcttTATATCTCAGTTATACAACCAAcagatcacagaaaacacacacacacatatatatatatcacttcacttttcatcattttaaactTATCAAGATgtggaaattatttttaaatattcacataGTATCCTGACCTGAACTGACTCATCACATCATCCAGACTCAAGTGTTAAGGAAGAAAGTTACACTAACCCTCTGCCTTGTAAATGTGTGAGGTTTATACATTAAAGTTGTGGCAGTGCAAGATCAATCGGATTCCAACAAACCCAACCCTTCTCCACTgaccctatatatatatatatatatatatatatatatatatgcaaaaagTGTCTGAAGCAGCATTTTTTAGGCTTCTTTGCTCCTGAAACTTTGTGCATCAGTATCAGGTATCAAATCCTGACTAACAATCCGTTTATCCTCTCTCTTCTCAGTTGTTCTTGTCAAGCTGTTGTTAATGACATGATGATAGTGACGTAGAAGGAATGTTGtccacatttctcttttattgaCAAAGGCATTATGGGTAATGAGGACGTACCATATGTTTGATATACCATTCAATTCCAGACAATTTGGCATTGGTGGGGATTGATAGATCCCACCTGGAAgcacagttttttaaaaaaacgttcCCTCTTAGCTAACTTGTCAAGCTTCCCGATGCCGACGGAGTCTCAACACAGTGCACTGGTGTGTGTCAGTGATTCTTTTTGGAGCAATACTTGCGCGATATCCTCTGATCTGAGGCAAAAGGAAGTTTCAGTATGCATCTGACGGCTATGtccaaaatattcaaatatgtaAACGAAGGGGAAAATACGATTATTGAAGCAATAGCTGGCAAAATCTGAAAAACCTCGACCTCAAAGAAGTAGCCTCAGGAGTAggctgtccattcacaaaatgctacatgaaagatgaaaaaaagaagtttaaattacTTGTTGTAGCGCTATGTTCAACTTTGATGTGAACTGACAAAACATAACGTTAGAGAGCGTTTCCAGCATTGAGACTCGACAcaacagctaatgttagctggctAACGTGAACTCGCTACATAGCTAGCTGACGTCAAGTTAGCCAatgttaatttagttttacGGAGGTTGGCAGCTTAACGGACCTTGTATACATAGGaacggttgctaggatgtatgattgAACAATGACCATTTGGGGGTTGGGGCTTTGCGAAAGGTCAATGGTCGACTTTTGATTGAACTTTCACGTTATCTAAGGTAAAGCCCCTATTTGTAGCTTCTGTACTGCGCTGATTACCAACACCAAAGCATTTATGCTGTTACGACCCTTCTTCATAGCATCTAAAGccaaactttatttaaagaaaacaacattatttgggggatttgatggttttgtgCTTCTACtctactgtatataataatatagaatTAGAGATTTCCttatttttgttaagtttcagaCAACTCTGACTGAACGGGAGGCAGTTTAACTTCCTATTTGTACACTGGCCATAGTGCACATGCCATACATTAACTTTCTCCTTACGGCAGCAAAAGGGGGGGCACATGTAGTCCTGATGTGGTACTCTAGCCCACAAATAAACAATTATAATTATAATCAGGGGTCACAAAACTATAAatctgaactgaattgaaaccTTGAGGGATTTGCATTTAACACAGGTACATTTTCAAACCAATTATCTGGTGCATTTACTCACATCTggacaaaaacaataatgttaaatatataagGCTCTCACTTCAATTGTCATTCTTCTATAACAGCTTCGTCAACGCAAGATCTGATGAAGTGGTTGAACTGAAACATGACCAGCTGGTTTTTGAATATACTGATACTGACTCATTCTGCAAGTCAGCAGTGTTTCTTATAGCTCAGGTGAACTCTACTACGTACTGAGGGCCACATATGAAAAAAATAGATGGGATATATAAGTGGTTATAACATAAAGTGTAACTGCACAACAGGGGTTTTACTATTCTGGTGCCGTTAACATTCCACAAGATCTGGCCATAGTGCACACGCAGACATTACTGATTAACAAAACCCTCCTCCAGTCAGTGTCTTCTAGTTTCTGCAGAGCATCTAGACCTGGTTGGTTGAACCTCCTCATAAACTGGGCTTCTACTCTGCAGCGTTTTGAAGAACTTAGGAGGGTGCTGGCTCGTGCTGccgatgttttgttttggtctttggTGGAGGAATAAGAATGGGCTCAATCAACCGTCGCTGCTGCTTTGCCAAAAAAACCTCCTGAGGGATTTTGCAGAGTCGATCTCACGCGTTGTTTTGCACTCGTTATACCCGAgattgtttcag
Protein-coding regions in this window:
- the LOC125007629 gene encoding histone RNA hairpin-binding protein isoform X2, whose product is MSDCIQGRGRDAHSSEHEKRSGGPSRWNHSRKRGVDGSLRAKGAVDGDGVENGRHTDRHPDGRNASFTTPEGTGPVSRCGRRADWGSQVEDDEMRRDVHRDIQRRRILGGEVRERKTSSGSSESCDSREGENMETDEAVLLRRQKQINYGKNTLAYDRYVKEVPKHLRQPGVHPKTPNKFRKYSRRSWDQQIKLWKVKLHAWDPPTDNSQDKALNNIEELDLDDVMDIELDFPTLSDPHDVPASLPTQKLSLEDEENSGTPVKLQKTETTVEAHMA
- the LOC125007629 gene encoding histone RNA hairpin-binding protein isoform X1 — encoded protein: MSDCIQGRGRDAHSSEHEKRSGGPSRWNHSRKRGVDGSLRAKGAVDGDGVENGRHTDRHPDGRNASFTTPEGTGPVSRCGRRADWGSQVEDDEMRRDVHRDIQRYRRRILGGEVRERKTSSGSSESCDSREGENMETDEAVLLRRQKQINYGKNTLAYDRYVKEVPKHLRQPGVHPKTPNKFRKYSRRSWDQQIKLWKVKLHAWDPPTDNSQDKALNNIEELDLDDVMDIELDFPTLSDPHDVPASLPTQKLSLEDEENSGTPVKLQKTETTVEAHMA